The stretch of DNA CCGCCCGATCCAGCGCCTCCACTTCACCGGCATCGAGCCGCCAGCCCAGAGCTCCGGTGTTTTGCTCTGCCTGGTCCAGGGTTTTGGCCCCTGGAATGGGAATGGTGCCCTTGCAGAGACACCAGTTGAGCGCCACCTGGGCCGAGGTTTTTTGGCGCTGGGCCGCGATCGCCGCCAGCGTATCTAACAACGGCTGTATTTTGGGCAGCAGCTGACGAAAGAGCACGCCTCGAATGCCTGAGGGATAGGGGCCCTGGGCGGCGTATTTGCCCGTCAGCAGCCCCAGGGCCAGCGGGCTATAGGCAATCAGCCGAATGCCCAGCTCGTCGCAGAGATCCTTCAGCCCCAGCTCGCTCACCGGGTAGGTGGACAGCAGCGAGTACTGCACCTGCAGGGTGGCAATGGTCAGCCCCCGCGCCTGAAATCGCTGGTGGGCCAGCTTCAGGCGGCGGGGGCCAAAGTTCGAGAGGCCCACGGCCCGCGCCTGCCCCTGCTCCACCAGATCCATCAGCCCGTCGAGAAAGGGGGCCTCCTGCCAGGGCAGGTAGTTGGCCGTTGACCAGTGCATCTGCACCAGGTCGAGGGGACGGCCCAACCGTTGAACCGAAGCGGCGCCAGCCTTCACCACCGAACCCGGCGTCAGCCGCCAGGGGTAGGCGGCCAGCTTGGTTGCCAGGCAGAGCTGGTCGGCGTGGGGGCCCTGATACTGGCCAGCGAACTGCCCCAGCAGGGTTTCGCTCCGCCCGTTCAGCTGTCCGGTGCCGTAGGAGTCGCCGCTGTCGAACAGCGTCACCCCGTGGCTGAGGCAGTGGTTAAACACCTGCTGCAGGTCGTCATCCATGCGCTGGTCGTAGCCCCACAGCAGCTGGTTGCCCCAGGCCCAGGTGCCGCAGCCCATCTCGGGCAGGGGGAAGGGCAGGGAGGCATGGACGGTCGAGGCACTCATAGGTCGGCTAAAAAAAGAGCACCTCTCATTATTCCAGGCTGGGTAGCCCCGATAGCTGTTCGATCGCCGGGGGCGGCAGCTCGCGCACCCGATGCAGCCGAAAAGGCTCGGCGCTGACGGCCTCGACGTAGTGCGATTGTAAAAAGGGCCGGTAGTCCTCCCGCCCAGCCAGGTATACCTGACTAAAGGCCACCACCAGCGACTTGTTCACTCCCCGGGTCAGGGCCAGAGCCTCGTCAACGCTCTTGTCCAGGGCGTCGTCGAGGTACAAAAAGCGAGTGAGCAGCCGGGTAATGCCGGGGCTGTGGGAGGTGTTTTCGCCCAGGTACAGGTAGCGATCGCGGCCCTGCAGCCAGCTAAAGGCGGCCACCTGCTGCGGCACCACCGGAGCCACCAGATCCAGATCGCCGCCAAACAGCATCACCGGCACCGCCACCGGAGCCATCCCCCGAGGGCCAAACAGGTTTGACACGGTGGCAAAGGCCATCACCAGCTGAACGCGATCATCCCTGGTGCCCTGGGTCAGGCGATCCATCACCGCCGGGTCGGACCGCAATTCCAGGGCGCGGCACTCCAGCACCATAGCGGCGTCGAGCAGCAGGTTGGCAGCGGGGTCGCAGCGCTGAGCCAGCCGTTCAAAGTCAATGCTGGCGCCCCCCAGCGCTAGCGCCGTGTAGCCACCAAAGGAGTGTCCAACCACCGCCACTCGGTCAACATTCAGCCGATTGTCAAAGGTGCTGGCATTGAGCCGCTCTAGTTCATTGAGCAAAAAACTGACATCTAAAGGCCGGTCTAAAAAGTCGCGGGCCTTAAAGGTTTCGCGATCGAGCCCGGTGAGCAGGGCCTGCTTCTGGGTGTAGTTGCTGCCCACATGCTCGGGCAGCGCCACCGCGAAGCCATGGGAGGCGGCGTGGGTCGCCAGATCAAAAAAGCTGGTGCGGCTGTCGCCCAACCCGTGGGAGATCACAACAACCGGAATGGACCCGGGCCCAGCGGTCAGAGTTTGGGGCAAAAACACGTCGGCGGCGTAGGTGCGGCCCCGCTCGGCGTCCGTCATCTGTAGCGATACCTGGCGACTGCCGTAGGGACCGGGCTGAGTGAGGTCGGGCAGAGCCGCCAGATCGAGCGCCGGGGGCTGGGCGGCCTCGGCCTCCGACTGCTGGCGGATGGCTGCAACCAGACTGCGGGTGGCGGTCGCCTCGGCCTGCACCTGGCGGGCGATCGCCATCGCCTGGGCCCCATCCAGCCGCAGGCTGCCGGTGGGAAAGTGGCGCACAATATCGAGCGGCGAAATGTCGCCGTCCTCAGCCGCCGCCGCGACGATCGCCGCCCGTAGCGCCTGGCGGCCGTTGAGTCCCGCCTCGGTCTGGGCCAGCTGGCCCAAAAATAGCAGGCTGCGATCGCCCATGGGGCTGTTGAACCACTGGGAAATCGGCACCACCGACACCGCCCGGCTGCTGGTCAGAGCCAGGCGCAACTCCTGTCGCTGGGAGGGGCTGAGCCGCCGCAAAAAGGGGGCCAGCTGCCGGTCAACGGTGCCGGTCTCGGCAAAGGTGACCAACGACTCCGTCGGGACCGAGCGGCTCAGGGGGCCAAACTCAAGCCGCAGGGTTTCTGCAGCCCCCAGCGGCCCGGCCGTGGCCAGCGCTGCCCCGATTCCCAGAGCCAGGGGAAAAAATTTTCTTAGCGATCGGTAGCGAAGGAGCATAGGGCAGCCCAGAGCCAGCTAGGTATTCCCGCATTTTCCCCCAGAACTGTCTGGAAATTCTATGAAGCGGTGGTGGTCAGGATTCGCACCAGGGGTCAGGTTCAGCGCCTTTGCCAGCCCAGCTGGAACCCGCTAGACTTCCAGGCTGAGCTGCACATAGTCGGGCTCCCCGACGGGTTCCAGATTGGAGATGGTCAGCCCCAGCAGCCGCACGGGCTGGCGGGGATGGCCCTTCTGGGCCGGTGCTTGACTATCGCAGTGGGCCAACAGCATGTCCTGGGCCCAGGACAGCAGCGGCGAGTCAGCCCCAATCGCCGCCACAAAGGTGCGGCTGCGGGTAATCTGCCGGTAGTTGGCGTACTTGACCTTGAGGGTGAGGGTGTGGCCCCGGCGCTGCTGCTCTCCCAGGCGGCGGCTCAGGTCGTTGGCCACCTGCTCCAGGGCCTCGCCCATGGCGGCCAGGGTGGTCAGGTCGGGGGAGAACGATTGCTCGGCTCCGATCGATTTGCGAATGCGGTTGGGGTTGACGGGGCGATCGTCTTTGCCTCGGGCCACGCGGTAGTAAAACCGCCCCACTTTGCCAAAGTGCTGTACCAGATCGGCCTCCGCCCACTGGCGCAGGTCGGCCCCGGTGGCAATGCCCAGGCCGTGCATTTTGCGGGCGGTGACCTGGCCGATGCCGTGGAACTTTTCGATCGGCAGGGCTGCCACAAAGGCTTCGGCCTGCTCGGGCAAAATCAGGGTTAGCCCGTCGGGTTTGTTCTGGCCGCTGGCCATTTTGGCCAGGAACTTGTTGATCGATACCCCCGCCGAAGCGGTGAGCTGGGTGGCAGCGAGAATATCGGTCTTGATCTGGCGGGCCAGTACCAGGGCCGAGGGTTCCGCCAGGGCGTTGACGGTCACATCCAGGTAGGCCTCATCCAGCGACAGCGGCTCCACCAGGTCGGTGTAGCGGTGAAAAATCTGGCGAATTTGCCCCGAGACCTGCTTGTAGACCTCGAAGCGGGGCCGGGCAAAGATCAGCGCCGGGCAGCGCTGCACGGCGAGGCGGGCGGGCATGGCCGAGTGAATGCCGTACTGGCGAGCTTCGTAGCTGGCGGCAGCCACCGCCCCCCGCTGCTCGGGCCGCCCGCCCACCACCAGGGGCTTGCCCCGGTACTGCGGAAAGTCCCGCTGCTCCACGGAGGCGTAGAACGCATCCATATCGATGTGGAGGATCTTTCTCATGGCACAGCCTGGGGCAACAACAGCCTGGGGCAACAGGGGGATGGCGGTTATACCCCACCGGGGCAGGGGGCTTTCCCGACCTGTGGAACGGCGGGTTGACCGCGATGATTTAAGTATAGAAAGCAGGGAGTTAGGGCTATGGGCGTTTGGCAATCGTCATCTCAGCAACCGTATTTTGCCTCAGGTTGGGGGTTGGGGGTAGCCCAGGCCCAGATGGACGCGATCGCCGCGGCCCTTATGCCCTTGGGCGTTTCCCCCTCGGGCCGGGTACAGGTGCCTTCCATTGAAATTGAAACCACCGCCGCTGCCCTGGTGGTCACCGCCTTTCTGCCAGGGGTCGAGCCCCAGGCGGTGCAGGTGCGGGCCAGCGACAGGTCGCTCACCTTCTCGGGCCAGCGCCAGTCGGGCTCCCCCGGCTCCCGCTGGCCGGGTTCCCTGCTGCAAAGCGTTGGCCTCAACTACTTTCAGCAGACCGTGCCCCTGCCCGAGCGAGTGATCGATCGCCAGGTGCAGGTGACCTATCGGCAGGGGGCCATCATCGTCACGCTGCCCAGGGCCAGGGGCTGGGGCCAGCGGCTCAGGCTGGGCTGGCAGCATTTGCGCCACAGC from Leptolyngbya sp. KIOST-1 encodes:
- a CDS encoding aldo/keto reductase translates to MSASTVHASLPFPLPEMGCGTWAWGNQLLWGYDQRMDDDLQQVFNHCLSHGVTLFDSGDSYGTGQLNGRSETLLGQFAGQYQGPHADQLCLATKLAAYPWRLTPGSVVKAGAASVQRLGRPLDLVQMHWSTANYLPWQEAPFLDGLMDLVEQGQARAVGLSNFGPRRLKLAHQRFQARGLTIATLQVQYSLLSTYPVSELGLKDLCDELGIRLIAYSPLALGLLTGKYAAQGPYPSGIRGVLFRQLLPKIQPLLDTLAAIAAQRQKTSAQVALNWCLCKGTIPIPGAKTLDQAEQNTGALGWRLDAGEVEALDRAAQGSDRQMVQNIFQSR
- a CDS encoding alpha/beta hydrolase, with product MLLRYRSLRKFFPLALGIGAALATAGPLGAAETLRLEFGPLSRSVPTESLVTFAETGTVDRQLAPFLRRLSPSQRQELRLALTSSRAVSVVPISQWFNSPMGDRSLLFLGQLAQTEAGLNGRQALRAAIVAAAAEDGDISPLDIVRHFPTGSLRLDGAQAMAIARQVQAEATATRSLVAAIRQQSEAEAAQPPALDLAALPDLTQPGPYGSRQVSLQMTDAERGRTYAADVFLPQTLTAGPGSIPVVVISHGLGDSRTSFFDLATHAASHGFAVALPEHVGSNYTQKQALLTGLDRETFKARDFLDRPLDVSFLLNELERLNASTFDNRLNVDRVAVVGHSFGGYTALALGGASIDFERLAQRCDPAANLLLDAAMVLECRALELRSDPAVMDRLTQGTRDDRVQLVMAFATVSNLFGPRGMAPVAVPVMLFGGDLDLVAPVVPQQVAAFSWLQGRDRYLYLGENTSHSPGITRLLTRFLYLDDALDKSVDEALALTRGVNKSLVVAFSQVYLAGREDYRPFLQSHYVEAVSAEPFRLHRVRELPPPAIEQLSGLPSLE
- the dinB gene encoding DNA polymerase IV, producing MRKILHIDMDAFYASVEQRDFPQYRGKPLVVGGRPEQRGAVAAASYEARQYGIHSAMPARLAVQRCPALIFARPRFEVYKQVSGQIRQIFHRYTDLVEPLSLDEAYLDVTVNALAEPSALVLARQIKTDILAATQLTASAGVSINKFLAKMASGQNKPDGLTLILPEQAEAFVAALPIEKFHGIGQVTARKMHGLGIATGADLRQWAEADLVQHFGKVGRFYYRVARGKDDRPVNPNRIRKSIGAEQSFSPDLTTLAAMGEALEQVANDLSRRLGEQQRRGHTLTLKVKYANYRQITRSRTFVAAIGADSPLLSWAQDMLLAHCDSQAPAQKGHPRQPVRLLGLTISNLEPVGEPDYVQLSLEV
- a CDS encoding Hsp20/alpha crystallin family protein, giving the protein MGVWQSSSQQPYFASGWGLGVAQAQMDAIAAALMPLGVSPSGRVQVPSIEIETTAAALVVTAFLPGVEPQAVQVRASDRSLTFSGQRQSGSPGSRWPGSLLQSVGLNYFQQTVPLPERVIDRQVQVTYRQGAIIVTLPRARGWGQRLRLGWQHLRHSLGQVLQALGQRLLEDR